The Montipora foliosa isolate CH-2021 chromosome 1, ASM3666993v2, whole genome shotgun sequence genome has a window encoding:
- the LOC138012272 gene encoding uncharacterized protein, protein MGSPVSPVVANLCMEAIEEMAINTSEVQPKVWKRYVDDSFCIIKRDAVNSFHTTLNSIDPHISFTIEEESDQQIAFLDTLVSRKDNTITMDVYRKATHTDRYLDFSSHHDKRHKISTAETLLHRAIKLPRTPQGKNTEINHVFDALRANNYPSFVISNILKQKFSKPPTHAIPSPEELHFTSCHPPGVKKGFNNGEACVREGCISTPVCRRNPCNASKWCRDVWRKFECLPRLCTSKPCKNGGTCLEGVDNNGKSKFHCQCPGGFEGAVCEVESSVVVATIPGVIFEDGLIIGLSVLVVTLVLSVFILIVYLRRSRPRKRHESEEEQHFQPDNVANYRIEGGGEEDLYQEGHLRDILKSFETADFTPCQERFKLSGNNSDVSGPCVVMAPIKKEVNGIRGCKPVQKQVDPETRETDGSFSPGESDQEPPDSSSSPSAVSTPERRRRVRSSSRGELWERQTPEGLESGVDASPTRKLTEIFGLNEEEKEGMRSPPEGFSPPEKFSSLHKRERGNGASLQRPEKAQDCETPEQNGKHGHVLSGVEYTQENSFSMENPLSRPNSDVLTKSNGEGVPSIQRRSLPPKKPPRTGYPRGLPPQAGTFLPEDVMQRFYYEGSGSPTISLSTLGDNEVDSETDDNYEDMNNMGEKFKKLARIYGVPPSVTFSPHDEFIGE, encoded by the exons ATGGGTAGCCCCGTCAGCCCTGTGGTGGCGAACTTGTGCATGGAAGCGATCGAAGAAATGGCCATTAACACGTCTGAAGTACAACCTAAAGTATGGAAACGCTACGTGGATGATAGCTTCTGCATCATCAAAAGAGATGCTGTTAACTCTTTTCATACTACACTTAATTCCATCGATCCACACATCTCATTCACTATTGAAGAGGAATCTGACCAACAGATCGCCTTCTTGGATACTTTGGTTTCTCGCAAGGATAACACGATCACTATGGATGTTTACCGCAAAGCAACTCACACGGAcagatatttagacttttcttctCACCACGACAAACGCCACAAGATCAGCACAGCTGAGACCCTCCTACACCGCGCAATTAAACTCCCAAGAACACCGCAAGGGAAAAATACCGAAATCAATCACGTCTTTGATGCTCTACGAGCCAACAACTATCCCTCCTTTGTTATTTCCAATATCTTAAAgcagaaattttccaaaccacccacacatgccatcccttcacctgaagaattg CATTTTACCTCTTGTCACCCGCCCGGTGTCAAGAAGGGTTTTAACAACGGAGAGGCTT GTGTCAGAGAAGGCTGTATCTCAACTCCCGTTTGTAGACGAAATCCCTGCAATGCCTCGAAATGGTGTCGAGACGTCTGGCGGAAGTTTGAGTGCTTACCGCGCCTTTGCACTTCTAAGCCCTGTAAGAATGGTGGCACTTGTTTGGAAGGCGTTGACAACAATGGAAAGAGCAAGTTTCACTGTCAATGTCCTGGTGGATTCGAGGGAGCCGTGTGCGAGGTGGAGAGTTCTGTGGTAGTTGCGACAATTCCTGGTGTGATTTTTGAGGATGGCTTGATCATAG GTTTATCCGTGCTTGTGGTAACGCTTGTTTTATCGGTTTTTATTTTGATCGTCTATCTTCGCCGCTCTCGTCCTCGTAAACGGCATGAATCTGAGGAGGAACAACACTTTCAACCCGATAACGTGGCAAACTACCGTATCGAGGGTGGCGGCGAGGAAGACTTGTACCAGGAAGGGCATCTGAGGGACATATTAAAATCATTCGAAACCGCTGACTTTACTCCTTGTCAAGAACGATTTAAATTGTCGGGGAACAACAGTGACGTAAGCGGGCCTTGTGTTGTTATGGCGCCGATCAAAAAGGAGGTCAATGGAATACGCGGATGCAAACCTGTTCAGAAACAAGTCGATCCTGAAACACGAGAAACTGACGGTTCGTTCTCACCAGGAGAGTCCGATCAGGAACCTCCGGATTCTTCCTCGTCACCATCAGCGGTGTCGACTCCTGAACGACGCAGGCGCGTTAGATCCTCGTCCAGAGGAGAGCTGTGGGAAAGACAGACTCCAGAAGGATTAGAGAGTGGGGTAGACGCTAGCCCAACTCGGAAATTAACGGAAATCTTCGGATTGAACGAGGAGGAAAAGGAAGGGATGCGATCGCCGCCCGAAGGTTTTTCGCCACCGGAGAAGTTTTCAAGTCTTCATAAAAGAGAGCGCGGGAACGGTGCTTCTTTGCAGAGACCAGAAAAAGCACAGGATTGTGAAACGCCTGAACAAAATGGGAAACATGGTCATGTACTTTCAGGGGTCGAGTACACGCAAGAAAATTCATTTTCGATGGAGAATCCCTTATCTCGGCCTAACAGTGATGTCTTAACCAAATCTAATGGAGAGGGCGTCCCATCAATTCAACGGCGGTCCCTTCCACCTAAGAAGCCCCCACGAACTGGCTATCCTAGGGGGTTGCCTCCTCAAGCAGGGACTTTTTTGCCAGAGGATGTCATGCAGAGGTTTTATTACGAAGGTTCGGGGTCCCCTACCATCTCGCTGAGTACCTTGGGAGATAATGAAGTTGACTCTGAGACCGATGATAATTATGAGGATATGAATAACATGGGAGAAAAGTTTAAGAAGCTCGCAAGGATTTATGGAGTGCCACCCTCGGTGACATTTAGCCCTCACGACGAATTCATTGGAGAGTAA